In one window of Rhodoglobus vestalii DNA:
- the phoU gene encoding phosphate signaling complex protein PhoU — translation MREVFQQELREVQDRLVEIASLVAVSIENATQAFNESDVSLAEMVIADDDEIDVAAAELDELAINILARQQPVARDLRIVVSALRISASLERMGDMAEHIAQLARYRFPDKVVPKSLRGTFAELGALDVAVAKKLVELLKHEDVRIAEEIRNDDDKIDALHLSVFDKVLGETWKGAAVNTVDATLASRYHERFADHAVSIAKKVQYLATGDWVPTDD, via the coding sequence GTGCGCGAAGTATTTCAACAGGAACTACGCGAGGTGCAAGACCGCCTCGTAGAAATTGCCAGCCTTGTGGCGGTCTCAATTGAGAACGCAACACAAGCATTTAATGAGTCAGACGTGTCGCTCGCCGAAATGGTGATCGCCGACGACGATGAGATTGATGTCGCGGCGGCCGAACTCGATGAGCTTGCAATTAACATTCTCGCCCGTCAGCAGCCGGTGGCTCGAGACCTGCGAATTGTGGTGAGCGCTCTGCGCATCAGCGCCTCGCTCGAGCGCATGGGCGACATGGCCGAGCACATCGCTCAGCTCGCCCGCTACCGGTTCCCCGACAAAGTGGTACCCAAATCATTGCGCGGCACCTTCGCTGAGCTTGGTGCTCTCGACGTGGCCGTTGCCAAGAAACTCGTCGAACTACTCAAGCATGAAGACGTGCGCATTGCCGAAGAGATTCGCAATGATGACGACAAGATCGATGCACTGCACCTAAGCGTGTTCGACAAGGTGCTTGGCGAGACGTGGAAGGGTGCCGCGGTGAACACCGTGGATGCCACTCTGGCGTCGCGCTACCACGAGCGTTTCGCCGACCACGCGGTCTCCATTGCCAAAAAGGTGCAGTATTTGGCGACCGGTGACTGGGTGCCAACCGACGACTAA
- a CDS encoding sensor histidine kinase: protein MDSAWLVPAALAFGIILGGGMSLIIYAAARRGQRAAHVVSSAVPDGVDQVIDALESAGIVLDPSNNIMKASHAALTYGLVWNHALVHPELVEFVDQVRRTGEPIAQEVHLSRGPFGDANIYLFVRVARLGSRYVLLLAEDRTESYRLESVRRDFVANISHELKTPIGAVGLLAEALVSASDEPEQVTRFAKRLTKESQRLARITQEIIELSRLQSADGLAQAELVDVDHVVSVAIDQNRVAADLSRVTLVSGGVSNVEVFGDETLLVLAVDNLISNAVQYSPENTRIGIGVRQRAGAVEISVTDQGVGIPEDEVDRVFERFYRSDPARSRHTGGSGLGLSIAKHVVQNHGGDIRVWSQLGHGSTFTIRLPEIDHAVAQPTGDKK from the coding sequence ATGGACTCTGCGTGGCTCGTACCAGCCGCCCTCGCCTTTGGCATAATTCTCGGTGGTGGTATGTCCCTCATCATTTATGCGGCGGCGCGGCGCGGTCAGCGCGCGGCACACGTGGTGTCCTCAGCAGTCCCGGATGGCGTCGATCAGGTCATTGATGCGCTGGAATCCGCGGGAATTGTGCTCGATCCTTCGAACAACATCATGAAGGCATCGCATGCCGCGCTCACGTATGGACTGGTGTGGAACCACGCGCTCGTTCATCCGGAACTCGTCGAGTTTGTTGACCAAGTGCGTCGCACTGGAGAGCCGATCGCGCAAGAAGTACATCTGTCGCGTGGGCCATTTGGCGATGCCAATATTTATCTTTTCGTTCGTGTCGCGCGCCTTGGCTCACGATATGTGCTGTTGCTGGCAGAAGATCGCACCGAGTCATATCGGCTCGAGAGTGTGCGGCGAGACTTCGTCGCGAACATCAGTCATGAACTCAAAACACCCATTGGTGCTGTGGGATTGCTCGCCGAAGCGCTCGTGAGTGCCTCTGACGAGCCCGAGCAGGTCACTCGTTTCGCTAAGCGGCTCACCAAGGAGTCCCAACGGCTCGCCCGCATCACCCAGGAGATCATTGAACTCTCGCGGCTGCAGTCAGCTGACGGGCTCGCCCAGGCCGAACTTGTAGACGTTGACCACGTCGTCTCGGTTGCGATCGACCAGAATCGCGTGGCGGCCGATCTCAGCAGGGTCACTCTCGTGAGTGGGGGAGTCAGCAACGTCGAGGTCTTTGGTGACGAGACACTGCTTGTCTTGGCGGTTGATAACCTGATCTCTAACGCCGTGCAGTATTCACCCGAGAACACTCGGATCGGTATTGGAGTTCGGCAACGAGCGGGCGCCGTCGAGATTTCAGTTACCGATCAAGGGGTGGGTATTCCCGAAGATGAAGTCGATCGGGTGTTTGAACGCTTCTACCGCAGTGACCCCGCGCGCAGCAGACACACCGGCGGTAGCGGACTAGGTCTCAGCATCGCCAAGCACGTCGTGCAGAACCACGGAGGAGACATCCGTGTGTGGTCGCAACTCGGCCACGGCTCGACCTTCACGATCCGATTGCCCGAAATCGACCATGCTGTAGCTCAGCCAACCGGAGATAAGAAATGA
- a CDS encoding response regulator transcription factor, which yields MTRILIVEDESSLSEPLAYLLEREGYETTIAEDGLAGLAEFDRNGADLLLLDLMLPGLPGTEVCREIRTRSSVPIIMLTAKDSEVDIVVGLELGADDYVTKPYSTRELLARIRSVLRRRIEDVDVGDSVLEASGVRMDVERHTVTVDGDTVAMPLKEFELLELLLRNCGRVLTRGQLIDRVWGADYFGDTKTLDVHIKRIRSKIEKVPSQPAMLVTVRGLGYRFED from the coding sequence ATGACCCGCATTCTGATTGTCGAAGATGAATCATCGCTGAGCGAGCCCCTCGCGTACCTGTTGGAGCGTGAAGGTTACGAGACGACCATTGCCGAAGATGGTCTCGCCGGTCTCGCCGAGTTTGACCGCAACGGTGCCGATCTTCTGTTGCTCGACCTCATGTTGCCCGGCCTCCCTGGCACCGAAGTGTGCCGCGAGATTCGCACGCGCTCTAGCGTGCCCATCATCATGCTCACGGCAAAAGATAGCGAAGTAGATATTGTGGTCGGTCTTGAGCTGGGTGCGGACGACTATGTGACCAAGCCGTATTCCACTCGTGAACTGTTGGCACGAATCCGCTCGGTGCTTCGTCGGCGAATCGAGGACGTTGACGTTGGGGATTCTGTGCTGGAGGCCAGCGGCGTGCGAATGGATGTCGAACGACACACGGTCACGGTCGACGGCGACACGGTGGCGATGCCACTCAAGGAGTTCGAACTACTTGAACTGCTGCTGCGCAATTGTGGGCGCGTGCTGACCCGCGGGCAGCTCATCGACCGGGTCTGGGGCGCTGACTACTTCGGAGACACCAAAACGCTCGATGTTCATATCAAACGTATTCGGTCAAAGATTGAAAAGGTACCATCGCAGCCGGCCATGCTGGTGACCGTGCGTGGCCTCGGCTACCGCTTCGAGGACTAG
- a CDS encoding CarD family transcriptional regulator, which yields MLFEVGETVVYPHHGAATITEVKKRTIKGEEKVYLKLNVTQGDLTIEVPADNVDLVGVRDVIGREGLDQVFEVLRAPFTEEPTNWSRRYKANLEKLASGDVIKVSEVVRDLWRRDQDRGLSAGEKRMLAKARQILISELALAEKTDEEKASLVLDEVLAS from the coding sequence ATGTTGTTTGAGGTCGGCGAGACAGTCGTTTATCCCCATCACGGTGCTGCAACGATCACCGAGGTGAAGAAGCGCACCATTAAGGGCGAAGAGAAAGTTTATCTCAAGCTCAACGTCACCCAGGGCGATCTGACGATCGAAGTACCCGCAGATAACGTCGATCTCGTCGGCGTGCGCGACGTTATTGGTCGCGAGGGTCTTGACCAGGTTTTCGAGGTGCTGCGCGCACCCTTTACCGAAGAGCCCACTAACTGGTCGCGTCGTTACAAGGCCAACCTTGAGAAGCTGGCATCGGGTGATGTGATTAAGGTGTCCGAGGTGGTTCGTGACCTGTGGCGTCGAGACCAAGACCGCGGGCTCTCTGCTGGAGAAAAGCGGATGCTGGCTAAGGCCCGTCAGATTTTGATTTCGGAGCTTGCTCTGGCTGAGAAAACGGACGAAGAGAAGGCTTCTCTCGTGCTCGATGAGGTTCTCGCCTCCTAA
- the ispD gene encoding 2-C-methyl-D-erythritol 4-phosphate cytidylyltransferase, protein MSSQTDPRVAVIVLGAGNGTRLGRNEPKAFVHLAGRPTLSRALESVFGMAEPAQVIIAVPQSFVPIARQLALAVPGGRDQEPTIIVGGSTRQKSVAAALKFLEPTVEVVLVHDAARPLTPSVVFDSVAAEVRSTNSGVVPGLPVADTIKRTDDAGRVVETVDRSVLMAVQTPQGFPREHLVVAHEAANAEFTDDSALVAAAGYPVSIIAGDHLAFKITTAWELRRAEHLFTESAASGIRVGTGTDVHAYDDTKQLWLAGLHWPDEIGLRGHSDGDVVAHAICDAMLSAAKLGDLGSVFGTNDPRFKDAHGDVFLNETLYLIRDAGFEVGNVSVQLIGNHPMVSRRRVEAEELLSGILGASVSIAGTTSDALGFTGRGEGMAAIATALVHARTPAEASHRKD, encoded by the coding sequence ATGAGCTCACAGACAGATCCCCGTGTCGCCGTTATTGTCCTCGGCGCCGGAAACGGAACCCGCCTCGGCCGCAACGAACCCAAAGCTTTTGTGCATCTTGCCGGGCGCCCGACTCTCAGTCGTGCGCTCGAGTCGGTATTCGGCATGGCCGAACCCGCCCAAGTGATCATCGCGGTGCCGCAGTCGTTCGTTCCCATTGCCCGGCAGCTGGCGCTGGCGGTTCCCGGTGGTCGGGATCAGGAGCCGACGATTATCGTCGGTGGCTCCACCCGCCAGAAGTCGGTTGCGGCCGCTCTCAAATTTCTTGAGCCCACCGTCGAGGTCGTCCTCGTGCACGATGCGGCACGGCCGCTCACACCGAGCGTCGTTTTCGATTCAGTGGCTGCCGAAGTGCGCAGTACCAACTCAGGCGTAGTGCCGGGACTGCCAGTGGCAGACACCATCAAACGCACCGATGATGCCGGCAGAGTTGTCGAAACTGTTGACCGTTCGGTGCTGATGGCCGTGCAAACTCCGCAGGGGTTTCCCCGAGAGCACTTGGTCGTCGCACACGAAGCCGCGAACGCAGAGTTTACCGACGACTCCGCTCTGGTGGCGGCCGCGGGTTATCCGGTGTCAATCATTGCCGGAGATCATCTCGCGTTCAAGATCACCACGGCGTGGGAGCTGCGCCGCGCAGAACACTTGTTTACCGAGTCTGCTGCTTCTGGCATCCGGGTGGGCACTGGCACAGATGTGCACGCCTATGACGACACGAAGCAACTCTGGTTGGCCGGATTGCACTGGCCAGATGAGATTGGACTTCGAGGTCACAGCGATGGCGACGTTGTTGCCCACGCGATTTGTGATGCGATGCTTTCGGCCGCGAAGCTTGGTGACCTTGGCAGTGTCTTCGGAACGAATGATCCCAGGTTTAAAGACGCGCATGGCGATGTCTTTCTCAATGAGACCCTCTACCTGATTCGAGACGCTGGGTTTGAGGTCGGCAATGTCTCCGTGCAACTCATCGGCAACCACCCGATGGTCTCGCGTCGACGCGTTGAGGCAGAGGAGCTTCTCAGCGGAATTCTGGGTGCTTCGGTGAGCATTGCGGGCACGACTTCTGACGCTCTAGGTTTCACCGGCCGCGGCGAAGGAATGGCAGCAATTGCTACCGCCCTTGTTCACGCCCGCACCCCTGCAGAAGCCTCACACCGCAAAGACTAG
- the srlA gene encoding PTS glucitol/sorbitol transporter subunit IIC has translation MQSVLDAIIWAADEPPVPASDNPIIQALTWGATNFIGLFNASGEALVGLVTGILPTLIVLLTFMYALITWIGEDRMTRAVQWSARWAITRYTIMPIIAVIVLTNPMAYSFGVFLPERQKPAFYDSAVSFVHPVTAFFPHANAGEIFVWAGVSAGVLAYAPEKYPLLALLYFGTGIIVIFIRGIVTEWITKLLIRRQGLTEVFDEYDRDFARATERVMASKAGKQTRSSASSEGAV, from the coding sequence ATGCAATCTGTTCTAGACGCAATAATTTGGGCGGCTGATGAGCCGCCCGTGCCGGCCAGTGATAATCCGATCATTCAAGCCCTCACGTGGGGTGCGACGAACTTTATCGGTCTGTTCAACGCTTCGGGAGAAGCACTAGTCGGGCTGGTGACGGGTATTCTCCCGACACTGATCGTGCTGCTGACGTTCATGTATGCGCTCATCACCTGGATTGGTGAAGACCGCATGACTCGCGCTGTGCAGTGGTCCGCTCGCTGGGCGATCACCCGCTACACGATCATGCCGATCATCGCGGTCATCGTACTGACGAACCCGATGGCGTACTCCTTTGGTGTCTTCCTACCCGAGCGGCAGAAGCCAGCGTTTTACGACTCGGCTGTGTCATTCGTGCACCCGGTCACCGCATTCTTCCCGCACGCGAACGCGGGAGAGATCTTCGTCTGGGCGGGAGTCTCCGCCGGAGTGCTTGCCTATGCTCCCGAGAAGTACCCGCTGCTAGCCCTGCTGTACTTCGGCACCGGCATCATCGTGATCTTCATTCGCGGAATCGTGACGGAGTGGATCACCAAGCTGCTGATCCGTCGTCAGGGTCTCACCGAGGTATTCGACGAATATGACCGTGACTTTGCTCGCGCAACCGAGCGCGTCATGGCATCGAAGGCCGGCAAGCAAACCAGATCCTCAGCTTCTAGTGAAGGGGCGGTGTGA
- the srlE gene encoding PTS glucitol/sorbitol transporter subunit IIB yields MSENTYNNVFVKPGSGGWGRGLLLEPTAEKNVILSVTGGGIHPVAARIAELTGAEAVDGFTNSIPEERVVAVVINCGGTARIGVYPKKRMMTVDVFPGEPSGPLAQYITDDVFVSAVGTGDVALADGDPAYASYAAEAASASSAAIGNAAPKGAFGASTVQHFTSESVSGGGFVGFFSNMATRFGSVVGNIINTLLSSGRQTVQLVLQTILPFMAYVSLLIGFVTYTGLSDLIAQGVTPLASNPVGLILLGVITGLPFLSPILGPGAAIAQVVGVLMGTQIAAGALPVQYALPTLYAINGQVGCDFVPVGLALGEAKPETVAVGVPAVLFSRLITSPLAVLIAWGASFALV; encoded by the coding sequence ATGAGCGAGAACACCTACAACAACGTATTTGTGAAGCCCGGCAGCGGCGGATGGGGCAGGGGCTTGCTGCTTGAGCCCACCGCAGAGAAGAACGTTATTCTCTCGGTGACGGGCGGCGGAATCCACCCGGTCGCCGCACGAATTGCAGAATTGACCGGCGCAGAAGCCGTCGATGGATTCACCAACAGCATTCCCGAAGAGCGCGTTGTCGCTGTCGTGATCAACTGTGGTGGAACCGCCCGCATTGGCGTCTACCCCAAGAAGCGCATGATGACCGTCGATGTCTTCCCCGGGGAGCCATCAGGCCCTCTGGCGCAGTACATCACCGACGACGTCTTCGTTTCGGCAGTGGGAACCGGCGATGTTGCGCTTGCTGACGGCGACCCTGCCTACGCAAGTTATGCAGCTGAAGCGGCATCGGCCTCCAGCGCGGCGATCGGCAATGCCGCCCCCAAGGGAGCCTTCGGCGCGAGCACCGTGCAGCACTTCACGTCAGAGTCGGTCAGCGGTGGTGGTTTCGTCGGATTCTTCTCGAATATGGCCACCCGATTCGGTTCGGTCGTGGGAAACATCATCAACACTCTGCTGTCGTCCGGTCGCCAGACCGTTCAGCTTGTGTTGCAGACGATCCTGCCATTCATGGCGTACGTGAGTCTTCTGATCGGTTTCGTGACCTACACGGGGCTCTCGGATCTCATCGCGCAGGGTGTGACGCCATTGGCCTCAAACCCTGTCGGATTGATCCTGCTGGGAGTCATCACGGGGCTGCCGTTCCTGTCGCCCATCCTCGGCCCGGGAGCAGCTATCGCTCAGGTCGTCGGTGTACTCATGGGTACACAGATCGCTGCTGGCGCACTGCCGGTGCAGTATGCACTGCCGACGCTATACGCCATCAACGGTCAGGTTGGCTGTGACTTCGTGCCCGTGGGTCTTGCCTTGGGAGAGGCGAAGCCTGAGACGGTTGCAGTGGGTGTACCCGCTGTGCTCTTCTCTCGCCTGATCACATCGCCACTGGCAGTGTTGATCGCGTGGGGCGCAAGCTTCGCACTGGTCTAA
- a CDS encoding PTS glucitol/sorbitol transporter subunit IIA, whose protein sequence is MTTYYRSEVTSIGTDATEMFDGGVVIFFGEPCPAELAEVSVVHTVAHHHPQRDPQPGDLLRVGDSEVIITEVGEIASHNLRTLGHFVVYSDPEDSQKILPGAIHAAGTLGLPAAGVTIELIEGK, encoded by the coding sequence ATGACTACCTACTACCGCAGCGAGGTCACGTCCATCGGAACGGACGCCACCGAAATGTTTGACGGGGGAGTGGTGATCTTCTTCGGAGAGCCCTGCCCCGCCGAACTGGCTGAGGTCAGTGTTGTTCACACTGTCGCGCACCACCACCCGCAGCGTGATCCCCAACCGGGAGACTTGCTGCGGGTGGGGGACTCTGAGGTCATCATTACGGAGGTCGGCGAAATTGCTTCCCATAACCTCCGCACGCTGGGCCACTTCGTGGTGTACAGCGATCCAGAAGATAGTCAAAAGATTCTTCCCGGCGCCATTCACGCGGCAGGCACCCTAGGCCTCCCCGCGGCTGGCGTCACTATCGAGCTGATCGAAGGTAAATGA
- a CDS encoding transcriptional regulator GutM — protein MDTGFALLLMAALVLSVLFSLLQQRTYSRATKRLGTSFIGAKDHFLVSGRGKGFLRGAIVLMVVDSSTTKIVAAEAMVGGTVLAYFKPRPELLGDLDTAVLRTSEKKMTEAVDYATKQYWVTYKNNAAAAARK, from the coding sequence ATGGATACCGGCTTTGCACTACTGCTGATGGCAGCGCTCGTCTTGAGCGTGCTATTCAGCCTGCTCCAACAGCGCACCTACTCTCGCGCGACCAAACGCCTCGGCACCAGTTTCATTGGGGCCAAGGACCACTTCTTAGTCTCCGGTCGCGGCAAAGGCTTCCTGCGGGGCGCAATCGTGCTGATGGTTGTTGACTCATCGACTACCAAGATCGTGGCTGCCGAAGCCATGGTGGGTGGAACTGTACTTGCGTACTTCAAGCCCCGCCCTGAGTTGCTTGGCGATCTTGACACTGCCGTGCTGCGCACGAGCGAGAAGAAGATGACTGAAGCGGTCGACTACGCCACCAAGCAGTACTGGGTCACCTACAAGAACAACGCGGCAGCAGCGGCGCGCAAATAG
- a CDS encoding NAD(P)H-dependent oxidoreductase, whose product MGYTNKLLARQREVGRPVRIGLVGAGQMGSGFIAQIARQKGVDITAVADIAIDRAVSALANAGITDVDQSTDLETLAATIEAGGHVVVNDALTLPRLPIDMVIECSGVPEIAAKVALASLLGGKDVALMTVEADVTVGLLLSRIAAQTGNIYTVCRGDEPVECLKLVEYVEDIGLDVVLAGKGKNNPLNETATPSSLEAEAKAKGMNPRMLCSFVDGTKTMIEMAALANAADLQLTKRSMHGPAATVPTLQDIFKPIADGGILERSGVVDYATGPVAPGVFVVAKATDPVVHEELSYLKLGEGPYFAFYRPYHLASVEAVLSIGEVMIDRQSSLAPIAWNADVSTMAKRDLKAGEKIDGIGGEHVYGDAVPAAEAKAGRELPIGLASAGTLIRDVAKGTAVTYDDVQLDETKTIVILRKLQDALLADGQLQVPALSALLSV is encoded by the coding sequence ATGGGTTACACGAACAAACTGCTCGCGCGTCAGCGCGAAGTCGGGCGCCCAGTGCGCATCGGCCTCGTCGGTGCAGGCCAGATGGGCTCAGGCTTCATCGCCCAGATTGCCCGCCAAAAGGGCGTAGACATTACTGCTGTTGCTGACATCGCAATTGACCGTGCGGTCAGTGCCCTAGCGAATGCGGGCATCACCGACGTCGACCAGTCGACAGACCTCGAAACGCTGGCAGCCACGATCGAAGCCGGTGGACATGTTGTCGTCAACGATGCGCTCACCCTTCCCCGGCTACCCATCGATATGGTTATCGAGTGCTCTGGCGTTCCTGAAATCGCCGCTAAAGTCGCCCTCGCATCGCTGCTCGGCGGCAAAGATGTCGCTCTCATGACGGTTGAAGCAGACGTGACCGTCGGGCTTCTCCTTTCTCGCATCGCGGCTCAGACCGGAAACATCTACACCGTGTGCCGGGGCGACGAGCCCGTAGAGTGCCTCAAGCTCGTCGAGTACGTCGAAGACATCGGCCTCGACGTGGTGCTCGCTGGCAAAGGCAAAAACAATCCCCTCAACGAAACCGCCACTCCCAGCTCCCTGGAAGCAGAAGCGAAAGCCAAGGGCATGAACCCGCGGATGCTGTGCAGCTTCGTCGACGGAACCAAAACGATGATCGAGATGGCAGCGCTCGCAAATGCGGCTGACCTCCAGCTCACGAAGCGTTCGATGCACGGGCCTGCGGCAACAGTTCCGACGCTGCAAGATATCTTCAAGCCCATTGCTGATGGCGGAATTCTCGAGCGCAGTGGTGTTGTTGACTATGCCACTGGTCCGGTCGCTCCCGGAGTGTTCGTCGTAGCTAAGGCAACCGACCCCGTTGTGCACGAGGAACTCAGCTACCTGAAGCTCGGCGAGGGCCCTTACTTTGCGTTCTATCGCCCGTACCACCTGGCCAGCGTTGAGGCAGTACTTTCGATTGGTGAGGTGATGATTGACCGCCAGTCATCGCTGGCGCCGATCGCTTGGAATGCAGATGTCTCAACGATGGCCAAGAGAGACCTCAAAGCCGGCGAGAAAATCGATGGCATTGGTGGCGAGCACGTGTATGGCGACGCCGTTCCGGCGGCCGAAGCGAAGGCGGGTCGCGAACTGCCCATCGGTTTGGCATCGGCGGGCACGCTCATCCGCGATGTAGCGAAAGGCACTGCTGTCACTTATGACGACGTTCAACTCGATGAAACCAAAACCATTGTGATCTTGCGCAAACTGCAGGACGCTCTGTTGGCAGACGGTCAGTTGCAGGTTCCTGCACTTTCTGCTCTGCTCTCAGTCTAA
- a CDS encoding thiamine pyrophosphate-dependent dehydrogenase E1 component subunit alpha, translating to MSTITTPIAANRELAASSLATMWKIRRFEEAVEDLYGRGLMHGTMHLSIGQEAVPTGACLALNRDDYITSTHRGHGHCIAKGAEMERMMAELLAKETGYCRGRGGSMHIADTETGNLGANAIVAGGVPIATGAALSAKMRGTKQVAVSFHGDGALGEGAWHEGVVLAAMWQLPVVFLCENNLYGMSMSSEKAFNLEKLSDRARGYGIPGVTVDGNDVQAVYDATQEAVDRARNGGGPTFIEAKTYRWRGHSKSDKNLYRTRDEIDEWRAKDPILLFEAQAIAAGGLTQADIDAIRENVRTELRSAVQRANAAPDATADDLLSAVYAR from the coding sequence GTGAGTACTATCACGACGCCAATTGCAGCAAACCGCGAACTCGCGGCATCCAGTCTCGCCACGATGTGGAAGATTCGCCGCTTCGAAGAAGCTGTGGAAGATCTCTATGGTCGCGGCCTTATGCACGGCACCATGCACCTCTCGATCGGTCAAGAAGCTGTGCCGACCGGTGCGTGTCTTGCGCTCAATAGAGATGACTACATCACCTCGACGCATCGTGGCCACGGCCACTGCATCGCCAAGGGCGCTGAAATGGAGCGCATGATGGCCGAGCTTCTTGCCAAGGAGACCGGTTACTGCCGCGGACGCGGCGGCTCCATGCACATTGCGGATACCGAAACCGGAAACCTTGGTGCTAACGCCATCGTGGCCGGTGGTGTTCCCATCGCCACCGGCGCAGCATTGTCTGCAAAGATGCGCGGCACCAAGCAGGTTGCGGTGAGCTTCCACGGTGACGGCGCCCTGGGTGAGGGTGCCTGGCACGAGGGCGTTGTGCTCGCAGCCATGTGGCAGCTTCCCGTGGTATTCCTGTGCGAAAACAACCTCTACGGCATGTCGATGTCGTCAGAGAAGGCCTTTAACCTCGAGAAGCTCTCTGACCGCGCACGCGGGTACGGCATCCCTGGTGTCACAGTCGATGGCAACGATGTTCAGGCGGTGTACGACGCTACGCAAGAGGCAGTCGACCGCGCCCGCAACGGTGGCGGCCCAACCTTCATCGAGGCCAAGACGTACCGCTGGCGCGGTCACTCGAAGTCAGACAAGAATCTGTACCGCACGCGCGACGAGATCGATGAGTGGCGCGCCAAGGACCCGATTCTGCTGTTTGAAGCTCAAGCAATCGCCGCCGGTGGCCTGACCCAGGCCGACATCGATGCCATTCGAGAGAATGTGCGCACCGAGCTGCGTAGCGCCGTTCAACGCGCTAATGCCGCGCCGGATGCCACCGCCGACGACCTCCTTTCCGCCGTCTACGCAAGGTAA
- a CDS encoding alpha-ketoacid dehydrogenase subunit beta — translation MTTQTTAPQTSAVETAVMTYSEAIRDALRIAMAADPAVFIMGEDVGTYGGAFGVTGELINEIGPERIRDTTISELGIVGAGVGAAITGMRPIVEIQFSDFTAQAMDQIANQAAKIHFMFGGAMNVPLVVRAPGGSGTGAAAQHSQSLEAWFVHIPGLKVVMPATADDAKGLLLSAIDDPNPVIVIEHKLLYKTTGEVRLGDVRTPLGVAAVPREGKDLTIIATGIEVSRALEAAEILAADGIEATVVDPRTLKPLDTDTILRTVKETGRVLLVQEAVRTLGFMSEVSAIISESDAFGYLRAPIKRLAGLDIPIPYAPKLERASVPQVEDIVKAATDLVREW, via the coding sequence ATGACTACACAGACGACTGCACCTCAGACCTCTGCGGTAGAAACCGCAGTAATGACCTACTCCGAAGCGATTCGAGATGCTCTGCGTATCGCAATGGCCGCTGACCCTGCCGTATTCATCATGGGCGAAGACGTGGGAACCTACGGTGGGGCCTTCGGTGTCACCGGCGAGCTAATCAACGAAATCGGCCCCGAGCGTATCCGCGACACCACCATTAGCGAGCTCGGCATCGTGGGCGCTGGTGTAGGGGCCGCGATTACCGGTATGCGTCCGATTGTCGAAATCCAGTTCTCTGACTTCACCGCCCAGGCGATGGACCAGATCGCCAACCAGGCCGCGAAGATTCATTTCATGTTCGGCGGCGCAATGAACGTACCGCTGGTTGTTCGCGCTCCTGGTGGTTCGGGCACGGGCGCTGCCGCGCAGCACTCGCAGAGCCTCGAAGCCTGGTTTGTGCACATCCCCGGTCTCAAGGTCGTGATGCCGGCAACGGCGGATGACGCCAAGGGACTGCTGTTATCGGCCATCGATGACCCCAACCCGGTCATAGTGATCGAACACAAGTTGCTCTACAAGACCACGGGTGAGGTTCGTCTCGGAGATGTTCGCACCCCTCTGGGAGTTGCCGCAGTGCCCCGCGAGGGCAAAGATCTCACGATAATTGCTACCGGCATTGAAGTGAGCCGCGCACTCGAGGCTGCCGAGATTCTCGCCGCTGATGGCATCGAAGCAACCGTTGTTGATCCGCGCACGCTCAAGCCCCTCGACACTGACACGATCCTTCGCACAGTTAAGGAGACGGGTCGCGTTCTGCTCGTACAGGAGGCGGTGCGCACGCTCGGCTTTATGTCTGAAGTCTCGGCAATCATCTCTGAATCGGATGCCTTCGGCTACCTCCGTGCGCCAATCAAGCGACTGGCCGGACTCGACATCCCGATCCCGTACGCGCCCAAGCTTGAGCGCGCATCGGTCCCTCAGGTTGAGGATATTGTGAAGGCCGCTACCGATCTCGTTCGGGAGTGGTGA